From the genome of Rhodospirillaceae bacterium:
GTTTCTTTGGGACCCATGCTGGCTGTCGATCACTTTACCAACGATTTCTTTTTTGCCGGCGCTGCCGCGGGCGGGGTTACGGCGCCAACCTCTTTGATATCGGTAGCCATGTCCACTGCTGTCAATGTGGAGGGTCTTGAAAGCGCCATGCAGGCCAAGCGCCTGCATAACAGTGGCAACCCGGATATTGTCTATTACGAACAAGGTTATGACGAAGCCGCTATTGAAGTTTTAATCAGCAAAGGCCATACGGTTGCCGCGACGCCTTCATTGGGAAGGGTCAATGCTGTCGGCTGCCTGCAGGGCCTTCCTTTTGACCCCAACAGTTGCGAAGCGGTCACCGACCCCAGGGGATACGGCCTGGGCTTGAAGATCGACCAATAACCCAATGGCCTTAAAGACTGCAAAACGCGGGACCATACCGCCGTTTATTGTCATGGACGTCATGGCGGCGGCCAGCGAGCGCGAAGCGTCGGGAAAAGATGTTCTTCATATGGAAGTTGGCCAACCCGGCACACCGGCCCCAGGCATGGTGCGTGACGCGGCACGCACCGCCCTTGATAATGATCGCATTGGCTACACCCTTGCCCTTGGCATCCCGCCTTTACGCAAGCGCCTGTCGCAGCACTACAAGGACATGTACGGCCTTGACGTGACAAGCGACCGGATGGTCGTCACGACCGGTTCTTCGGGTGCTTTTGTGGTTTCTTTCTTAAGCGTATTTGACAGTGGCGACCGGGTTGCCCTGGCTGATCCAGGTTATCCTGCTTACCGCAATATTTTGAAATCTCTGGGTATTGAAGTCGTGGGTATTCCGGTCGGTCCCGAAACCAACTTTCAACCGACGCCTGACGTCCTTGAAAATATCGAAGGTGACCTGGACGGCCTGATTATCGCCAGCCCGTCAAATCCGACAGGTACAATGATCGCCCGGGACGAAATGATAGCGCTTGTCCAATACTGCAAAGAGCACGGCATCCGACTGATTTCAGATGAAATTTATCACGGTGTAACATATGAAAATGCAGCCTGCTCGGCGCTTGAATTCAGCGATGACGCGATCATCATCAACAGTTTTTCAAAATATTTTTCAATGACCGGTTGGCGGTTGGGATGGATGGTGGTGCCGGAATCCTTGCTGCGTTCGGTAGAGTGCCTGTCACAAAACCTGTTCATATCGCCACCGACATTATCTCAACTGGCAGGTGTTGCGGCCTTCGATTGTTACGAAGAACTGGATGGACTTGTCGCCAATTACAAACGCAATCGGGATCTGTTGCTGGAAATGTTGCCAAAAGCCGGGTTCGACAAATTGTCTCAGGCGGAGGGCGCCTTTTATTTGTATGCAGATGTCGCCCATCTGACCAATGACAGTGAAGAATTTTGCCGCCGCTGCCTGGCCGAAACCGGGGTCGCCATTACACCGGGTATCGACTTTGATCCCCAGCGCGGCAACCGTACCGTCCGTTTTTCTTTCGCCGGTCCCTATGAAGAAATGGCCGAAGCCGCCAAACGCCTGATCGACTGGAAGCGTTAGGGAGACGAATTAACAGGGGAATTTGTCATCAGCCCCCAAACCATACTGTTTTCGAGTCTGTCAGAGCCTTTCCGTCCTATTTTGGATCAGGAATGTCCGATGGTGCCTCTTATGTAATATGGCGCTTCCTGGGAAGGATCAATTGTTACGCGGGCCTTTTTCCTGATGAGATTTCTTTATCTCGTCAAGAGGAACATCGCGTTTTGTCCGGTCTCTGTCTTTGTTTCTTTTCTGGTTGCTTTTCCAGCCATCCTCGACGTCTTTATCCCCTTTGGGGTTACGATTTTTCTTTTTCGTATAATCGATTGCCATAACTCAATCCTCCTCTCTTGATCCATCGAGAAGATCCAATAGTTATTTACACACGCTTGGGTAGTGTAGCATTTTTTCCCGATTAAAAGAATGCCGAATGGACTTTCAATGATTGATGACGCCTTTTGGCGGAAGTTTATTCGGCTGCATGCTATCTCTCGCTGTCGGGTAAGGACCATCAGGGAATGGCCCTAGCGCCGCCACCAACCGCTTTTTGGTTTTTCTTTGGTCGTCGGTTCGCTATTACCAATATTTATGACCGTTGTTTTTGCCGCTTCGGCAACCAATTTAGGATCAAGATCAATCTCTTCGGATATCTTGTCTTCCTGTTTGGCTACCGATGCCTTCTTGCGAGGACGACGGGTGCGTTTCGGCTTCTCTTCTTTCGCCATTTCCACGGATTCGGCGGCAGCACTCTCAACGGGAGTTTCAGCAACCTTGTCGTCGGTGTTGACTGTAGGCGTGTCTGAATCGACAGCGGCTTTTTTGGCACGACTGCGTCGGCGAGCCGGTTTTTTGGCCGGTTTTTCTTCTTCTGATGCAGCGGTTTCGGGTTCAGCCGTTACAATTTCAGGGCTTGAAGTATCAGAATCGGTTAAAATTTCAGAATTCGTTGAGGATTCTTCACTGGCAACCTGTTCTTCACTACGCCCGCGACGGCGACGCCCACCACGTTTGCCACGACGGCGACGCTTAGGGGCCTTGTTCTCTTCGCTGTCATCATCCTTTGAAACCGCCTGGGCAGCATCAACCTGATCGCTTCCCGCCTCACTGGCAGTTGCATCCTGGCCTTCCTTGGTTCTGGCTTCGCCATCACTTGAGTTGCGGCGACGGGGACGGCGACGACGTTTACTCGGTTTTTCATCGGCCTTGGTGTCACCGGCAATAACGTTGGGGCTGACCGCTTCGATTTTACCCGAAGCCCCTACCCGTTCAATTCTAAGGTCGGGCGGGATCAGGGATTCATCGGCGGTAACGACAATGGAAATGTCAGTATCTTGTTCAATACTGGTCAATGCCGGCCGTTTTTGATTGAGGATGTACAGGGCAACTGCCGTCGGCACGTGAACAATAAGTTCTTTGGCATGTTTGCGATTTGCTTCTTCCTGAATCGCGCGCAGAGCCACCAGGGCAGCAGAATCCGTCGAGCGGCGAATACCGGTGCCACCGCAGTAAGGGCAGGGCTCCGAACTGGTTTCGATCAGCGACATCCTGAGCCGTTGACGCGACAATTCAAGCAACCCAAACGGGCTGATACGACCTATTTGAATGCGGGCGCGGTCATTGCGCATGGCATCTTTCAGGCGCTTTTCGACTTGCGTGTTATTACGCGTCACATCCATGTCGATAAAATCGATAACGATCAAACCGGCAAGGTCACGAAGGCGCAATTGCCGGGCAATTTCTTCAGCGGCTTCAAGATTGGTCTTGAAGGCAGTTTCTTCGATGTTGCGCTCACGTGTCGAGCGGCCCGAGTTGACGTCAATGGAAACCAGCGCCTCGGTAGGGTTGATGACGATATAAGCGCCGGATTTCATCTGCACTTCAGGTGAATGAATGGCGTCGAGCTGACTTTCAACCTGATAGTTCTGGAAAATCGGTTCCGTTGACTCGCTGTAGGGCTGAACACGCTTGGCGTGGCTCGGTATCAAAAGTTTTATAAAATCCTTGGCCAGTCGGTAACCGGCTTCACCGGCAACAATAATTTCCGAAATATCACCCGTATACAGATCCCTTATTGAACGTTTGATCAGGTTGCCTTCTTCGTGGACGAGCGAGGGTGCCGTCGATTCCAGGGTCAAATCCCTGACGCTGTCCCACAAGCGTACCAGATATTCATAATCGCGTTTGATTTCCGCCTTGGAACGCTTCGTGCCAGCGGTTCGGACGATCACCGCCATGCCTTCAGGAATTTTCAAACCAGTCAGTATGGTCTTCAAATGCTTGCGGTCTGCACCGTTGGTGATCTTGCGCGAAATACCGCCGCCCCTGGCGGTGTTGGGCATCAGCACACAATAACGACCGGCCAGTGAAATATATGTGGTCAGGGCAGCACCTTTGTTGCCCCGCTCCTCTTTTACCACCTGGATCAACAGTATCTGGCGACGCTTGATGACTTCCTGGATTTTATAGTTACGATAGTTGAGAACACGTCGTTTTGGACGAGCATCTTCGCTATCGTCTCCACCCAGCGTTTCGACACCCTTGCGGGACGGTTTAGGTGCGCCGACTTCCTCGTCGCCGTCATCATTCACATTGTCGTTAGCGCCCTCGTCCGCAGTCGCAGCAAGGCCGGCGGCAGCTTCTTCAACGGGTTCATCAGGCTGTTCCGCCTCGTCCTCGGCAGGGGCTTCACCTGCGTTGTCCTCGGACGCTTCATCCTCGATAGCGGCAGCTTCCTGGGCAGCCAGCAGAGCCTGACGATCCTCGATGGGAATTTGGTAATAATCGGGGTGAATTTCGCTAAACGACAGGAAACCGTGACGGTTTCCGCCGTAATCGACGAAAGCAGCCTGAAGCGACGGTTCGACCCGAATCACTTTAGCGAGATATATATTACCCTTGATTTGCTTGCGGGTGACGGATTCAACATCAAAGTCTTGAAGGCGATTCCCACTGAGAACCGCGACCCGGGTTTCCTCCGGGTGGGCGGCATCGATAATCATTCTGTTGGTAGACATTTAAATTGGAACTCCATGGCGTCAGCCCACCTGCGGCATTAAATCCGTTATGGTGATTGACGCTTATTCGTGAAACGCCGGCGGCGCATTCGAACGAATTGGCGCCCGTCGCGAGGGACGGTGCTTCCTTCATGAATGTTCGCGCTGCTCTATCCGGCATGAAAAAACTCGTTTTTAACCATTCGTATTGTACTGTGAACAAAGACGGCTCCTGATACCAGGAGCTATCCCGTCCATATGTTAGTGACTTTAAAGTGTCTTTAAAAGACTGAACACTCAATGTCATGATGTTAACATAACGGTAGGAATTTAGTTCGACAATCGTATTGTTGCACTTATCTGGTTAATCGAGGGAATAATGAGGCGATTGATTATCGCATTGGCGGCTTTAATCCTGTGTCTGGGCGCAGCCGAAACCCGCGCAGCCGAAGCTGTTGTGACCGACGTGCGCGTTGGTATCCAAGGGAAAATGACCCGCCTGGTTTTTGATTTAACCGACAAAGTCGCTTTTAAAGTCTTCACCCTGGCCAAACCATACAGGGTCGTTATCGACCTGCCGGAAGTCGGCTGGCGTTTGCCGCCAAGACCATTACCGGGGAATATCGGGTTGCTTCAAAAGCTCCGTTACGGGTTATTTCAACCCGGCGTGTCGCGAATCGTCCTCGATGTAAACAATCCTCCGACTATTGAAAAAAGTTTTATCCTCAATCCTGAAGGCAAAAACAGCTATCGGCTGGTCATTGATCTGGGCACCACATCGAAAACCGCCTTCCAGGCCCAACCGAAAACAGCGACACCCAAGGCAACGGTTTCTGCGGCTCTGTTTTCGCCGCCATCGATCAAGCCAAAACCCGATGTTGTTCCCTATACCCCGGCTAAACGAATCGTCGTTATTGATCCGGGCCATGGTGGCGTCGATCCGGGGACGATCGGCATCAGCGGAATTTACGAAAAGCACATCACCCTGGCGATGGCGCGGGAACTTAAAACCCAACTTGAAAAAACCGGGCGTTTCAAAGTCTCCCTGACCCGCCAGCGCGACATTTTTGTACCCCTGCGCGAACGGGTTATCAGGGCCCGCGATGCTGGCGCAGAACTGTTCCTTTCCGTCCACGCCGACGCGATCAAGAACCGCAAAACCCGCGGACTTTCGGTTTATACCTTGTCCGAGCGCGCCTCGGACCGGGAAACGGCGGCATTGGCTGAAAAAGAAAACAAGGCAGACTTGATTGCCGGCATCAATTTTGCCGATGAAACGCCGGAGATCTCCAATATCCTGATTGATCTGACGCGGCGCGAATCCATGAACCAGTCGGCTAAATTCGCCATCGGTCTGGTAACCGAATTACGCCGCCAGACAAAAGTTCTCCGCAATACTCACCGTTTCGCCGGCTTTGCCGTTCTCAAAGCACCGGACGTGCCGTCAGTTTTGATTGAACTGGGTTTCCTGTCCAATCGTAATGACGAAAAAGCCCTAAGGGACAAGAAATACAGGGCCAAGCTGGCCAAAGGAATGGTTCGCGCTGTCTCCAGCTACTTCAACAATATCGAAGAAGCATACAAAAA
Proteins encoded in this window:
- a CDS encoding pyridoxal phosphate-dependent aminotransferase, encoding MALKTAKRGTIPPFIVMDVMAAASEREASGKDVLHMEVGQPGTPAPGMVRDAARTALDNDRIGYTLALGIPPLRKRLSQHYKDMYGLDVTSDRMVVTTGSSGAFVVSFLSVFDSGDRVALADPGYPAYRNILKSLGIEVVGIPVGPETNFQPTPDVLENIEGDLDGLIIASPSNPTGTMIARDEMIALVQYCKEHGIRLISDEIYHGVTYENAACSALEFSDDAIIINSFSKYFSMTGWRLGWMVVPESLLRSVECLSQNLFISPPTLSQLAGVAAFDCYEELDGLVANYKRNRDLLLEMLPKAGFDKLSQAEGAFYLYADVAHLTNDSEEFCRRCLAETGVAITPGIDFDPQRGNRTVRFSFAGPYEEMAEAAKRLIDWKR
- a CDS encoding Rne/Rng family ribonuclease codes for the protein MSTNRMIIDAAHPEETRVAVLSGNRLQDFDVESVTRKQIKGNIYLAKVIRVEPSLQAAFVDYGGNRHGFLSFSEIHPDYYQIPIEDRQALLAAQEAAAIEDEASEDNAGEAPAEDEAEQPDEPVEEAAAGLAATADEGANDNVNDDGDEEVGAPKPSRKGVETLGGDDSEDARPKRRVLNYRNYKIQEVIKRRQILLIQVVKEERGNKGAALTTYISLAGRYCVLMPNTARGGGISRKITNGADRKHLKTILTGLKIPEGMAVIVRTAGTKRSKAEIKRDYEYLVRLWDSVRDLTLESTAPSLVHEEGNLIKRSIRDLYTGDISEIIVAGEAGYRLAKDFIKLLIPSHAKRVQPYSESTEPIFQNYQVESQLDAIHSPEVQMKSGAYIVINPTEALVSIDVNSGRSTRERNIEETAFKTNLEAAEEIARQLRLRDLAGLIVIDFIDMDVTRNNTQVEKRLKDAMRNDRARIQIGRISPFGLLELSRQRLRMSLIETSSEPCPYCGGTGIRRSTDSAALVALRAIQEEANRKHAKELIVHVPTAVALYILNQKRPALTSIEQDTDISIVVTADESLIPPDLRIERVGASGKIEAVSPNVIAGDTKADEKPSKRRRRPRRRNSSDGEARTKEGQDATASEAGSDQVDAAQAVSKDDDSEENKAPKRRRRGKRGGRRRRGRSEEQVASEESSTNSEILTDSDTSSPEIVTAEPETAASEEEKPAKKPARRRSRAKKAAVDSDTPTVNTDDKVAETPVESAAAESVEMAKEEKPKRTRRPRKKASVAKQEDKISEEIDLDPKLVAEAAKTTVINIGNSEPTTKEKPKSGWWRR
- a CDS encoding N-acetylmuramoyl-L-alanine amidase — encoded protein: MIIALAALILCLGAAETRAAEAVVTDVRVGIQGKMTRLVFDLTDKVAFKVFTLAKPYRVVIDLPEVGWRLPPRPLPGNIGLLQKLRYGLFQPGVSRIVLDVNNPPTIEKSFILNPEGKNSYRLVIDLGTTSKTAFQAQPKTATPKATVSAALFSPPSIKPKPDVVPYTPAKRIVVIDPGHGGVDPGTIGISGIYEKHITLAMARELKTQLEKTGRFKVSLTRQRDIFVPLRERVIRARDAGAELFLSVHADAIKNRKTRGLSVYTLSERASDRETAALAEKENKADLIAGINFADETPEISNILIDLTRRESMNQSAKFAIGLVTELRRQTKVLRNTHRFAGFAVLKAPDVPSVLIELGFLSNRNDEKALRDKKYRAKLAKGMVRAVSSYFNNIEEAYKK